From Ailuropoda melanoleuca isolate Jingjing unplaced genomic scaffold, ASM200744v2 unplaced-scaffold6751, whole genome shotgun sequence, one genomic window encodes:
- the LOC100472399 gene encoding LOW QUALITY PROTEIN: olfactory receptor 4K13-like (The sequence of the model RefSeq protein was modified relative to this genomic sequence to represent the inferred CDS: inserted 2 bases in 2 codons), producing the protein MDLPNNKSSVSEFILLGLSNSQEIQIFFFATFLLVYVXLVGNLLIVISVIVDNHLNSPMYFFLANLSFFDLCLSSATTPKVIADFLRKRKTIFLWGCMAQMFFVHFFGGGEMSLLIAMAMDRYVAICKPLHYKTIMNRRVLIVFLPLSWAIWFTHTTSQMVFTAGLPFCGPNVVDSIFCDLPLVIKPACTNTYILELLVIDNSGLLSLVCFILLLMSYVILLVTIWQHSSSASSKAVSTLSAHITVVTLFFGPTIFIYAFPFNSCSVDKXSVFYSIITPLLNPIIYTLRNQETKTAIKRLSNQHLGSWLTS; encoded by the exons ATGGATCTCCCGAACAACAAATCAAGTGTTTCTGAGTTCATCCTGCTGGGACTTTCCAATTCTCaagaaattcaaatattcttttttgcaACCTTCCTTCTTGTCTATG GCCTAGTAGGAAACCTCCTCATTGTGATCTCTGTGATAGTTGAtaaccatcttaactcccccatgtatttctttctggcaaatttatcattttttgacTTATGTCTTTCTTCTGCCACAACTCCCAAAGTGATTGCAGACTTCCTTAGAAAACGCAAGACCATCTTCTTGTGGGGCTGCATGGCCCAGATGTTTTTTGTACACTTCTTTGGGGGTGGAGAGATGTCTCTTCTGATAGCTATGGCCATGGATAGGTATGTTGCAATATGCAAACCCTTGCACTATAAGACCATCATGAATCGCAGGGTGCTCATTGTGTTTCTACCGCTCTCGTGGGCAATTTGGTTCACACATACCACAAGCCAGATGGTTTTCACTGCAGGTTTACCTTTCTGTGGTCCTAATGTTGTTGACAGCATTTTCTGTGACCTTCCCCTGGTCATCAAGCCTGCCTGCACAAACACCTATATCCTAGAACTGTTGGTGATTGACAACAGTGGGCTCCTGTCCCTGGTCTGCTTCATTCTCTTGCTCATGTCCTACGTTATCTTGCTGGTCACCATCTGGCAGCACTCCTCCAGTGCATCCTCCAAGGCAGTGTCCACACTATCTGCTCACATCACTGTGGTCACTCTCTTCTTTGGTCCCACTATCTTTATCTATGCTTTCCCATTCAATAGTTGCTCTGTAGATA TTTCTGTATTTTACTCTATAATAACCCCCCTCCTTAATCCAATTATTTATACTCTGAGGAATCAGGAAACGAAAACAGCCATTAAGAGACTCAGCAACCAGCATCTTGGTTCCTGGCTCACTTCCTAA